GCCGGCCTGCTGCGCGAGACCTTCAGCTAACCTGTAACAGGTTATTTCGGTTATCCTTCCGCGAAATTAATTCAAAATGTAAGGGACTACCATGAATTACTTCCGCCTATTGCTGGCGGCGGCCGTGCTGAGCCTGCCTGTCGCCCCCGCTTTTGCCGCTTCCACACCCGCTGCCCCGGTTGAAGCCAGTGCGCCCGCCGAGACCGCCGAGCATTTTCTCGCGTCGCTCAAACAACAAACCGGCACGGTCACCCTGCCCAGTGGCATTGCCACCCTCAAGCTCAACGACGAATTCTATTACCTCAACCCCGCCGACACCGAGCGCCTGCTCACCGATGGCTGGGGCAACCCGCCGGGCTTCAAGACCCTGGGCATGATCGTGCCCAAAGCGGTCAGCCCGTTGTCCGAGCGTGGCTGGGGCGTGATCGTGAGCTATAAGGCCGACGGGCATATTTCCGACGAGGATGCTGCAAAAATCGACTACACCGACCTGCTCAAGCAGATGCAAGAAGAAGACGAAGCCGACAACAAAGAACGCCAGAAACAAGGCTACGCCGGCCTGCACCTGCTGGGCTGGGCCGAACCGCCGCACTACGACGAAACCTCGCACAAGATGTATTGGGCGCGGGAACTGAAAGCCGACGACGCCGAGCAGAACACACTCAACTACAGCATCCGCGTGCTGGGTCGTGAAGGCGTGCTGGAACTCAACGCCGTCGCGGCCATGGCCG
This region of Pseudomonas asgharzadehiana genomic DNA includes:
- a CDS encoding DUF2167 domain-containing protein → MNYFRLLLAAAVLSLPVAPAFAASTPAAPVEASAPAETAEHFLASLKQQTGTVTLPSGIATLKLNDEFYYLNPADTERLLTDGWGNPPGFKTLGMIVPKAVSPLSERGWGVIVSYKADGHISDEDAAKIDYTDLLKQMQEEDEADNKERQKQGYAGLHLLGWAEPPHYDETSHKMYWARELKADDAEQNTLNYSIRVLGREGVLELNAVAAMADLSTIKQELPKVLAFTNFTDGNLYTDFNPKTDKLATYGLAALVAGGIAAKAGLFAKIGIFLLAAKKFLVIGVVALLAGVRKLFGRNKS